From a single Candoia aspera isolate rCanAsp1 chromosome 2, rCanAsp1.hap2, whole genome shotgun sequence genomic region:
- the GPR182 gene encoding G-protein coupled receptor 182, translating to MGEPETLPPFSEEYHNLTELFHLLNHTFVYCDLGLDENIKRVFLFVLYLVIFVVGLVENLLVIWVNWQTRSHQNLVNLYIFNMALADLGVTLSLPVWMLEVMLDYTWLWGDFLCRFTHYFYFANMYSSIFFLTCLSIDRYVSLTTSSHFWHQHQHLVRRITCCCIWAFAAVMPLPEVAHIELTDTIEPVCFFMAPMETYSEWALGLIILTALIGFLIPFSIMAVFNILTARHIKHCNKPEGRKNCRLIYAYIIVFLISWLPFHLVLLLLTLEGTSIFLHCYVLEFLYFFYDIIDCFTLVHCVVNPILYNFLSKNFRGKLISAVVRYIPKDQLDQKGGDGSSSSTQHSVVITHDKTSPI from the coding sequence ATGGGAGAGCCAGAGACCCTCCCACCTTTCAGTGAAGAATACCACAACTTGACAGAGCTCTTCCATCTGCTCAACCACACATTCGTCTACTGTGATTTGGGACTAGATGAGAACATTAAGCGGGTATTTCTCTTTGTCCTCTATCTCGTCATCTTTGTGGTGGGATTGGTGGAGAACCTCTTGGTTATATGGGTCAACTGGCAGACCCGAAGCCACCAGAACCTGGTCAACCTGTACATCTTCAACATGGCCCTTGCAGACTTAGGCGTGACCCTTTCCTTACCAGTCTGGATGTTAGAAGTTATGCTTGATTACACTTGGCTTTGGGGAGATTTCCTCTGTCGCTTCACCCACTACTTTTACTTTGCCAACATGTACAgtagtattttctttcttacctGCCTCAGCATTGATCGGTATGTATCCTTGACAACTTCCTCCCACTTCTGGCACCAACACCAACATCTTGTACGACGGATCACCTGCTGCTGCATATGGGCCTTTGCTGCCGTCATGCCTTTGCCAGAGGTGGCACACATCGAGTTAACTGATACCATTGAGCCTGTGTGTTTCTTTATGGCCCCCATGGAGACCTACAGTGAGTGGGCCCTCGGTCTCATCATCCTTACTGCCTTAATTGGGTTCCTTATCCCATTCTCCATCATGGCAGTCTTCAACATACTGACTGCCAGACACATCAAGCATTGTAACAAGCCAGAGGGCAGAAAAAACTGTCGCCTCATCTATGCTTACATAATTGTCTTCTTGATCAGTTGGCTGCCATTCCACCTAGTTTTGCTGCTCCTCACCCTTGAAGGGACAAGCATCTTCCTCCACTGCTACGTGCTTGAGTTCCTGTACTTCTTCTATGATATCATAGACTGTTTCACCCTTGTCCATTGTGTGGTCAACCCCATCCTGTACAACTTCCTGAGTAAGAACTTCCGAGGAAAGCTCATCTCTGCTGTGGTCAGATACATTCCCAAAGACCAGCTGGATCAGAAGGGAGGGGATGGCTCTTCTTCCAGCACCCAACACTCTGTAGTCATCACGCACGACAAGACCTCGCCAATTTAA
- the ZBTB39 gene encoding zinc finger and BTB domain-containing protein 39, translating to MGMRIKLHSTDHPNNLLKELNKSRLTESMCDVTIVVGSRSFPAHKAVLACAAGYFQNLFLNTGLDAARTYVVDFITPANFEKILNFVYTSELFTDLINVGVIYEVAEKLGMDDLLKACHSTFPDLENAAVTKQPSASNESRPSGALAEPNHSLGDVRNNGEQLGPDRNCNMHGEAAIGYKEDPTNEASHNLIHPHTPKTEEQESTAPFTGAMSMMTQAGLGDISMAIQTTVNSCQQYKVQSNGDYNKGHLFASDVSLDISTSSNSCPSNSDHSKDHGFGQMDELQLEDLGEEELHFEDPSEELGAAEEVIELSDDSEEELSFENDSRDNKAMPCQVCKKVLEPNIQLIRQHARDHVDLLTGNCKVCETHFQDRNSRVTHVLSHIGIFLFSCDMCETKFFTQWQLNLHRREGVFDNNVIVHPSDPLIGKVNLFNGDLACAACRKPLAKDFHVVRGHILDHVNLKGQICGVCDQQHLSLCSLMWHTLSHLGISVFSCSICASSFVDRHLLEKHVAVHQSMEEALFQCHYCGQAFKLEAAYRYHVSQHKCNSTLDLVRPNFGDRLHQQALQKRKLTEKFLNEDVALQNQPGNSKYSCKVCGKRFAHTSEFNYHRRIHTGEKPYQCKVCHKFFRGRSTIKCHLKTHSGALMYRCTVCGHYSSTLNLMSKHIGVHKGSLPPDFTIEQTFMYIIHSKDTEKNTES from the coding sequence ATGGGCATGAGGATCAAGCTGCATAGCACTGACCACCCCAATAACCTGTTGAAGGAACTTAACAAATCCCGACTGACAGAGTCTATGTGTGATGTCACCATTGTGGTGGGTAGCCGTTCCTTCCCGGCACACAAAGCAGTGCTGGCATGTGCAGCAGGCTATTTCCAGAACCTTTTCCTGAATACAGGATTGGATGCTGCCCGCACTTACGTAGTGGATTTCATTACTCCAGCCAACTTTGAAAAGATTCTGAACTTTGTCTATACTTCGGAGCTCTTCACAGACCTTATTAATGTGGGCGTCATTTATGAGGTTGCTGAAAAATTGGGCATGGATGATTTGCTGAAGGCTTGCCATTCTACTTTCCCAGACTTGGAAAACGCCGCTGTCACTAAACAGCCTTCTGCCTCAAATGAAAGCCGCCCCAGCGGTGCTTTGGCTGAACCAAACCATTCTCTGGGTGACGTCCGGAATAACGGGGAACAACTGGGGCCAGATCGGAATTGCAATATGCATGGTGAAGCAGCCATAGGCTATAAAGAAGATCCCACAAATGAAGCTAGTCACAATTTAATACATCCACACACTCCCAAAACTGAAGAGCAAGAGTCAACAGCACCGTTCACTGGTGCCATGAGTATGATGACCCAGGCTGGTCTCGGTGACATTAGCATGGCAATTCAAACCACTGTGAATTCCTGTCAGCAGTATAAAGTCCAGAGCAATGGGGATTATAACAAAGGCCATCTCTTTGCCTCCGATGTCTCACTAGATATATCAACAAGTAGCAATTCCTGCCCCAGCAATAGTGACCACTCCAAAGACCATGGCTTTGGGCAGATGGATGAGTTGCAGCTGGAAGACCTGGGGGAAGaagagctgcattttgaagatcccagTGAAGAGCTAGGTGCGGCAGAGGAAGTGATAGAGCTGAGTGATGATAGTGAGGAGGAGCTGTCCTTTGAGAATGACAGCCGGGATAACAAGGCCATGCCCTGTCAAGTGTGCAAAAAGGTTTTAGAAcccaacattcagttgatccgtCAGCATGCCAGGGATCATGTAGACCTTCTGACTGGCAACTGCAAGGTTTGTGAGACCCATTTTCAAGACAGGAACTCTAGAGTCACTCACGTCCTGTCACACATTGGGATATTCCTCTTTTCCTGTGATATGTGTGAGACTAAATTTTTCACCCAGTGGCAGCTGAACCTCCATCGCCGAGAAGGGGTATTTGACAACAATGTTATTGTCCATCCCAGTGACCCTCTGATAGGGAAGGTCAACTTGTTCAATGGGGATTTGGCATGTGCTGCCTGCAGGAAACCACTGGCCAAAGATTTTCATGTGGTTCGTGGCCACATCCTGGACCATGTGAACTTGAAAGGCCAAATATGTGGTGTATGTGACCAGCAACATCTCAGTCTCTGCAGCTTGATGTGGCATACGCTTTCCCACTTGggaatttctgttttttcttgctcTATCTGTGCCAGTAGTTTTGTGGATAGACACCTTTTGGAGAAACATGTGGCTGTCCATCAAAGTATGGAAGAAGCTCTCTTCCAGTGTCATTACTGTGGTCAGGCTTTCAAACTTGAAGCTGCTTATCGCTACCATGTTAGTCAGCACAAGTGTAACTCTACCTTGGACCTCGTCCGGCCGAACTTTGGCGACCGTCTTCATCAGCAAGCATTGCAAAAGAGGAAGCTGACGGAGAAGTTCCTAAATGAAGATGTGGCTCTCCAAAACCAACCTGGGAATAGTAAATATAGCTGTAAGGTTTGTGGGAAAAGATTTGCTCACACCAGTGAATTCAACTACCACCGgcggatccacacaggggagaagccctatCAGTGCAAAGTGTGTCACAAGTTCTTCCGTGGACGTTCCACCATAAAGTGTCATTTGAAGACACATTCTGGGGCCCTCATGTACCGGTGCACCGTTTGTGGCCACTACAGCTCCACCCTTAACCTTATGAGCAAGCATATAGGTGTGCACAAAGGGAGCCTCCCACCAGACTTCACCATTGAGCAAACTTTCATGTACATCATCCATtccaaagatacagaaaaaaacacagagagCTGA